The following are from one region of the Harpia harpyja isolate bHarHar1 chromosome 4, bHarHar1 primary haplotype, whole genome shotgun sequence genome:
- the THY1 gene encoding thy-1 membrane glycoprotein, with translation MNPTVGIAVILTVLQAAHCQMIKDLSACLLGQSLRVDCRYENKTSNPLTYEFSITKDNRKHVIHSTISVSENIYRSRANVTMHKNLVCLYLQSFTTSDEGVYMCELKATNDYTGNQIKNITVIKDKLEKCAGFSLLIQNTSWLLLLLLSLPLLQAVDFVSL, from the exons ATGAACCCCACCGTCGGCATCGCTGTCATCCTGACAG TCCTCCAGGCTGCCCACTGCCAGATGATCAAGGACCTGAGTGCCTGCTTGCTGGGCCAGAGCCTCCGGGTGGACTGCCGTTAtgagaacaaaaccagcaacCCCTTGACCTATGAGTTCAGCATCACCAAGGACAACAGGAAGCACGTCATCCACAGCACCATCAGCGTTTCCGAGAACATCTACCGGAGCCGAGCCAATGTCACCATGCACAAGAACCTGGTGTGCCTCTACCTGCAGAGCTTCACCACTAGCGATGAGGGTGTCTACATGTGCGAGCTGAAGGCCACCAACGACTACACCGGCAACCAGATAAAGAACATCACTGTCATCAAAG ACAAACTGGAGAAATGCGCCGGCTTCAGCCTATTGATCCAGAACACTTCgtggctcctgctgcttctcctttccctgcctctcctgCAAGCTGTGGACTTCGTGTccctgtga
- the USP2 gene encoding ubiquitin carboxyl-terminal hydrolase 2 isoform X1 has translation MSQLSSTLKRYVDSSRYAETTYSKVPSGYSSYTSYGSTLATSYADSNKIGFKTSYLGSPRYHHTGLSPTSGYDSSRLPLYPDSSICLSPTYIRTRPPGSRLSGGACYTFAGAPSSPPGYLPTTAPLSRRKSISHSDLAREFSGLHTSDSAYSPTLGPLSTRGRQELGTLQGLYQAATCSDYVRGYLESYGRKSSHGSLPTGPLSPSQASLGSALPPSGMHCASQPCERNDGYCDMPARDPTSSKAVQGLTGLRNLGNTCFMNSILQCLSNTKELRDYCLQNQYLRDLNNNSRMRTALMSEFAKLIQLLWTSSPNDSVSPSEFKMQIQRYAPRFVGYNQQDAQEFLRFLLDGLHSEVNRVLVRPRASTDTLDHLPDDEKSRQMWRRYQEREDSRIGDLFVGQLKSSLTCSECGYCSTAFDPFWDLSLPIPKKGYGEVTLMDCLRLFTKEDVLDGDEKPTCCRCKARTRCTKKFSIQKFPKILVLHLKRFSEARIRTSKLTTFVNFQLKDLDLREFASQSCNHAVYNLYAVSNHSGTTMGGHYTAYCKSPISSEWHSFNDSRVTPMSSSHVRSSDAYLLFYELASPSSRM, from the exons ATGTCCCAGCTCTCCTCCACCCTGAAGAGGTACGTCGACTCGTCCCGCTATGCCGAGACCACGTACAGCAAGGTGCCCAGCGGCTACAGCTCGTACACCTCCTATGGATCCACCTTGGCCACATCCTATGCAGACAGCAACAAAATCGGCTTCAAAACCAGCTACCTGGGCTCCCCCCGCTACCACCACACAGGGCTGTCCCCAACCAGTGGCTATGACAGTAGCCGGCTGCCCCTGTACCCCGACTCCAGCATCTGCCTGAGCCCCACATACATTCGCACCCGGCCGCCCGGCAGCAGGCTGAGCGGGGGTGCATGCTACACCTTCGCAGgggcccccagcagccccccgggCTACCTGCCCACCACAGCACCTCTCAGCCGTCGCAAATCCATCAGCCACTCGGACCTGGCACGGGAGTTTTCGGGGCTGCACACCTCGGACAGTGCCTACTCGCCCACCCTCGGCCCCCTCAGCACCCGGGGCCGCCAGGAACTCGGCACCCTGCAGGGTCTCTACCAGGCTGCCACATGCTCCGACTACGTCCGCGGCTACCTGGAGAGCTACGGGAGGAAAAGCAGCCATGGCAGCCTCCCCACGGGCCCCCTCAGCCCCTCACAGGCCTCCCTcggctctgccctccctccctcaggcATGCACTGCGCCAGCCAGCCCTGCGAGAGGAACGATGGCTACTGTGACATGCCCGCCCGGGACCCCACG AGCTCCAAGGCGGTGCAGGGACTGACCGGCTTGCGAAACCTCGGCAATACG TGCTTCATGAACTCCATCCTGCAGTGCCTGAGCAACACCAAGGAGCTGCGGGATTACTGCCTGCAGAACCAGTACCTGCGGGACCTCAACAACAACAGCCGCATGCGCACTGCACTCATGTCAG AGTTTGCAAAGCTAATTCAGCTGCTCTGGACCTCATCCCCCAATGACAGCGTGAGCCCCTCTGAGTTCAAGATGCAGATCCAGAGATATGCTCCCCGCTTTGTTGGCTACAA CCAGCAGGATGCACAGGAGTTCCTGCGGTTCCTCCTCGATGGGCTGCACAGTGAGGTGAACCGTGTGCTGGTGCGGCCACGGGCCAGCACGGACACCCTGGACCACCTCCC TGATGATGAGAAGAGCCGCCAGATGTGGAGGAGGTACCAGGAGAGGGAGGACAGCCGCATTGGCG ACCTCTTTGTTGGGCAGCTGAAGAGTTCGCTGACCTGCAGCGAGTGCGGCTACTGCTCCACAGCCTTTGACCCCTTCTGGGACCTGTCCCTGCCCATCCCCAAG AAAGGCTATGGGGAGGTGACCCTCATGGACTGCCTACGGCTCTTCACCAAAGAGGACGTGCTGGACGGGGACGAGAAACCG ACATGTTGTCGCTGCAAAGCCAGGACAAGGTGCACAAAGAAATTCAGCATCCAGAAGTTCCCCAAGATCCTGGTGCTTC ACCTGAAGCGCTTCTCAGAGGCCAGGATACGAACAAGCAAGCTCACCACCTTCGTCAACTTCCAGCTGAAGGACCTGGACCTTCGGGAGTTTGCCTCGCAGAGCTGCA ACCACGCTGTTTATAACCTCTACGCCGTCTCCAACCACTCGGGCACCACCATGGGGGGACACTACACTGCCTACTGCAAGAGCCCCATCTCCAGCGAGTGGCACAGTTTCAATGACTCCCG TGTTACCCCGATGTCATCCAGCCACGTCCGCAGCAGCGATGCCTACCTGCTCTTCTACGAGCTGGCCAGCCCGTCCTCCCGCATGTag
- the USP2 gene encoding ubiquitin carboxyl-terminal hydrolase 2 isoform X2 codes for MRDSYTVTLPEEPPALPDLHKDLRPRTSMPGSLLVSTFVGLVLNKTKSSKAVQGLTGLRNLGNTCFMNSILQCLSNTKELRDYCLQNQYLRDLNNNSRMRTALMSEFAKLIQLLWTSSPNDSVSPSEFKMQIQRYAPRFVGYNQQDAQEFLRFLLDGLHSEVNRVLVRPRASTDTLDHLPDDEKSRQMWRRYQEREDSRIGDLFVGQLKSSLTCSECGYCSTAFDPFWDLSLPIPKKGYGEVTLMDCLRLFTKEDVLDGDEKPTCCRCKARTRCTKKFSIQKFPKILVLHLKRFSEARIRTSKLTTFVNFQLKDLDLREFASQSCNHAVYNLYAVSNHSGTTMGGHYTAYCKSPISSEWHSFNDSRVTPMSSSHVRSSDAYLLFYELASPSSRM; via the exons ATGAGGGACTCCTACACGGTGACGCTGCCCGAGGAGCCCCCCGCGCTCCCCGACCTTCACAAGGACCTGCGTCCCCGCACCTCCATGCCAGGGTCCCTGCTGGTCTCCACCTTCGTCGGGCTCGTCCTCAACAAGACCAAG AGCTCCAAGGCGGTGCAGGGACTGACCGGCTTGCGAAACCTCGGCAATACG TGCTTCATGAACTCCATCCTGCAGTGCCTGAGCAACACCAAGGAGCTGCGGGATTACTGCCTGCAGAACCAGTACCTGCGGGACCTCAACAACAACAGCCGCATGCGCACTGCACTCATGTCAG AGTTTGCAAAGCTAATTCAGCTGCTCTGGACCTCATCCCCCAATGACAGCGTGAGCCCCTCTGAGTTCAAGATGCAGATCCAGAGATATGCTCCCCGCTTTGTTGGCTACAA CCAGCAGGATGCACAGGAGTTCCTGCGGTTCCTCCTCGATGGGCTGCACAGTGAGGTGAACCGTGTGCTGGTGCGGCCACGGGCCAGCACGGACACCCTGGACCACCTCCC TGATGATGAGAAGAGCCGCCAGATGTGGAGGAGGTACCAGGAGAGGGAGGACAGCCGCATTGGCG ACCTCTTTGTTGGGCAGCTGAAGAGTTCGCTGACCTGCAGCGAGTGCGGCTACTGCTCCACAGCCTTTGACCCCTTCTGGGACCTGTCCCTGCCCATCCCCAAG AAAGGCTATGGGGAGGTGACCCTCATGGACTGCCTACGGCTCTTCACCAAAGAGGACGTGCTGGACGGGGACGAGAAACCG ACATGTTGTCGCTGCAAAGCCAGGACAAGGTGCACAAAGAAATTCAGCATCCAGAAGTTCCCCAAGATCCTGGTGCTTC ACCTGAAGCGCTTCTCAGAGGCCAGGATACGAACAAGCAAGCTCACCACCTTCGTCAACTTCCAGCTGAAGGACCTGGACCTTCGGGAGTTTGCCTCGCAGAGCTGCA ACCACGCTGTTTATAACCTCTACGCCGTCTCCAACCACTCGGGCACCACCATGGGGGGACACTACACTGCCTACTGCAAGAGCCCCATCTCCAGCGAGTGGCACAGTTTCAATGACTCCCG TGTTACCCCGATGTCATCCAGCCACGTCCGCAGCAGCGATGCCTACCTGCTCTTCTACGAGCTGGCCAGCCCGTCCTCCCGCATGTag